The following proteins are encoded in a genomic region of Magallana gigas chromosome 1, xbMagGiga1.1, whole genome shotgun sequence:
- the LOC109619222 gene encoding uncharacterized protein, which produces MFFSTFQIYFWILVFETVKLHVKGQATVRFLKLKQNARFDHILPRSDEYYIYTLFLPSVIRCALECNARQPLCVGVLYNSNSKTCKLLRFYLTQVNIYKAEYGDNWKYYPMKLGVSDGPWFQYMENKHWYFYSENEMTWQEAKDECRVRNSHLVELTTIDENDFLLQKSLEIGSCVPINTYNCGVWIGLNDQEEEGQFKWENSNLPVTFSNWLPGEPDGREHKNCVEMLQDGTWNDRYCWRNNPFVCEMA; this is translated from the exons atgtttttttcgacgtttcaaatatatttctggATCTTAGTATTTGAAACTGTTAAGTTGCATGTTAAAGGCCAGGCGACTGTTCGTTTTCTAAAGTTAAAACAAAACGCAAGGTTTGATCACATTTTACCCAGATCAGATGAGTACTACATCTACACGCTGTTTTTACCTTCTGTAATTCGATGTGCACTGGAGTGTAATGCAAGACAGCCACTGTGTGTTGGGGTACTGTATAATAGTAATTCGAAGACTTGTAAACTACTGAGGTTCTACTTAACCCAGGTCAACATATACAAAGCGGAATATGGAGACAACTGGAAATACTACCCCATGAAACTAGGAG TTTCTGATGGACCTTGGTTTCAGTACATGGAAAATAAACACTGGTACTTCTATAGTGAGAATGAAATGACATGGCAGGAAGCCAAG GACGAGTGCAGGGTAAGAAATTCGCATCTAGTGGAGCTAACGACCATCGATGAAAACGACTTCCTTCTTCAAAAAAGCCTTGAAATAG GTTCATGTGTGCCAATCAACACTTATAATTGTGGTGTGTGGATCGGACTCAATGACCAAGAAGAGGAAGGCCAGTTCAAATGGGAAAATTCCAACCTCCCAGTGACCTTCAGCAACTGGTTGCCGGGGGAACCAGATGGTAGAGAACATAAGAACTGTGTAGAAATGCTGCAGGACGGAACATGGAACGATCGATATTGTTGGCGTAACAACCCCTTCGTCTGTGAGATGGCTTGA